Proteins encoded together in one Bradyrhizobium sp. PSBB068 window:
- a CDS encoding HAMP domain-containing protein: MFVVSRMKPFAADILKRFRPSLKNQIAMLGIGGVAIISVTCLAGLDYAANVQRESDDSMRFRAQLSELSDGFLETQQIAARFLKSRDEGLAKKLSARVADEIALLDKLEAFAMAAPDGDPIRQVASLRSGINLYATRFQNIVGAQRILGMTPTDGLQGKLRSAVQQFEARVAQVDQPRLTVLLLTMRRLEKDFALSGEERFGDQLNEREDEFETALAASTLATNVKTELLGLAHAYKLAFAGFLVSRQTLDDQLDDLSQIFDRTRPALVKVADAANVRAELAQRRADAFRQAFSWLIGIVAFVLTLFAILFGRRVAGLISRMSAAMRRLAEGDFDVVLPGLERSDEIGGMARAVESFKTRAQDKARAELDARREEDRRAADRHKAELARLAEAFEASAGNVIATVSAASEELAASARDLSDTAHHTQDLSANVAAASEEASDNVRRVAAATEQMIASASEIGRQVSESADIASDAVAQAQQTDARMAQLASAADRIGNVVQLIAAIARQTNLLALNATIEAARAGTAGSGFAVVAQEVKTLARQTAEATEDIRAQIADIQAATRESAGAISDIAGIIQRIAQIASDVADAIDAQGSATRSIAENVQVASERTSQVAVSIGQVASGASRTGSASSQVLSSSRLLSDGNGRLKQELDNFIATIRAG; the protein is encoded by the coding sequence CAGCGTCACCTGCCTTGCGGGCCTCGACTACGCCGCCAATGTGCAGCGCGAGTCGGACGACAGCATGCGCTTCAGGGCGCAGCTCTCCGAGCTCTCGGACGGCTTCCTTGAGACGCAGCAGATCGCGGCCCGCTTCCTGAAATCGCGCGATGAGGGTTTAGCGAAGAAGCTTTCCGCTCGCGTTGCCGACGAGATCGCCCTGCTCGACAAGCTCGAAGCTTTCGCGATGGCTGCGCCGGACGGTGATCCGATCCGGCAAGTCGCCTCGCTGCGGAGCGGCATCAATCTCTACGCAACGCGCTTCCAGAACATCGTCGGCGCCCAGCGCATCCTCGGCATGACCCCGACAGACGGCCTGCAGGGCAAGCTGCGCAGCGCGGTCCAGCAATTCGAAGCCAGGGTTGCACAGGTCGATCAGCCGCGCCTCACCGTCCTGCTGCTGACAATGCGCCGGCTTGAAAAGGATTTCGCATTGAGTGGCGAAGAGCGGTTCGGCGACCAGCTCAACGAGCGCGAGGACGAGTTCGAGACCGCGCTGGCGGCATCCACCCTCGCCACGAACGTGAAGACTGAACTGCTCGGTCTCGCCCACGCCTACAAGCTTGCTTTCGCCGGCTTCCTGGTTTCGCGCCAGACGCTCGACGACCAGCTCGACGACCTCAGCCAGATTTTCGACCGCACCCGGCCGGCGCTGGTCAAGGTCGCGGACGCCGCCAACGTCCGTGCCGAACTCGCGCAGCGCAGGGCCGACGCGTTCCGGCAGGCCTTCAGCTGGCTGATCGGCATCGTTGCGTTCGTGCTGACGCTGTTTGCGATCTTGTTCGGCCGGCGGGTCGCGGGCCTGATCAGCCGGATGAGTGCGGCGATGCGCCGGCTCGCCGAAGGAGATTTCGACGTCGTGCTGCCCGGCCTCGAGCGCAGCGACGAGATCGGCGGCATGGCGCGCGCCGTGGAAAGCTTCAAGACCCGGGCGCAGGACAAGGCGCGCGCCGAGCTCGACGCGCGGCGCGAGGAAGACCGCCGCGCGGCCGATCGGCACAAGGCCGAGCTGGCGCGGCTCGCGGAAGCGTTCGAGGCGAGCGCCGGCAATGTCATCGCAACCGTCTCGGCGGCATCTGAAGAGCTCGCGGCATCGGCCCGCGATCTGAGCGACACCGCCCATCACACCCAGGACCTGTCCGCCAACGTCGCGGCGGCCTCCGAGGAGGCCTCCGACAATGTCAGGCGGGTCGCGGCGGCGACCGAACAGATGATCGCATCGGCTTCCGAGATCGGACGCCAGGTCAGCGAATCGGCCGACATCGCCAGCGACGCCGTCGCGCAGGCGCAACAGACCGACGCGCGGATGGCGCAGCTCGCATCCGCTGCCGACCGCATCGGCAACGTGGTGCAGCTGATCGCTGCGATCGCGCGGCAGACCAATTTGCTCGCACTCAACGCGACGATCGAGGCGGCGCGCGCAGGCACCGCGGGTTCCGGCTTTGCCGTGGTCGCGCAGGAGGTCAAGACGCTCGCCAGGCAGACCGCGGAGGCGACCGAAGACATCCGCGCACAGATCGCCGATATCCAGGCTGCGACACGGGAGTCCGCCGGTGCGATCAGCGATATCGCCGGCATCATCCAGCGGATCGCGCAGATCGCCTCCGATGTGGCCGACGCCATCGATGCGCAAGGCAGCGCGACGCGGAGCATCGCGGAAAACGTTCAGGTCGCTTCGGAACGAACCTCGCAGGTCGCGGTCAGCATCGGACAGGTCGCCAGCGGCGCCTCCAGGACCGGCAGCGCCTCGTCCCAGGTGCTGAGCTCGTCGCGGCTGCTGTCGGACGGCAACGGCCGCCTGAAGCAGGAACTCGACAATTTCATCGCCACCATCCGCGCGGGCTAG
- the rplQ gene encoding 50S ribosomal protein L17 — translation MRHGKVHRKLNRTAEHRRAMFANMAAALIKHEQIVTTLPKAKELRPIVEKLVTLGKKGGLALRRQAISELRDQDQVKKLFDTLATRYKDRQGGYTRIIKAGFRYGDNAAMAVIEFVDRDVDAKGQDSGPAQDKEAEAA, via the coding sequence ATGCGTCACGGCAAGGTTCATCGGAAGCTCAACCGCACCGCCGAGCACCGGCGTGCGATGTTCGCCAACATGGCGGCCGCGCTGATCAAGCACGAGCAGATCGTCACCACGCTGCCGAAGGCCAAGGAGCTGCGGCCGATCGTCGAGAAGCTCGTCACCCTCGGCAAGAAGGGTGGGCTGGCCCTGCGCCGCCAGGCGATCTCGGAGCTGCGCGACCAGGATCAGGTCAAGAAGCTGTTCGACACGCTGGCGACCCGCTACAAGGACCGCCAAGGCGGCTACACCCGCATCATCAAGGCCGGCTTCCGCTACGGCGACAACGCCGCGATGGCCGTGATCGAGTTCGTCGATCGCGACGTCGACGCCAAGGGCCAGGACTCCGGTCCCGCCCAGGACAAGGAAGCCGAGGCGGCGTAA
- a CDS encoding DNA-directed RNA polymerase subunit alpha, with protein sequence MTIQKNWQELIRPNKLQVTPGSDASRFATVVAEPLERGFGQTLGNALRRILLSSLQGAAVQSVHIDGVLHEFSSIAGVREDVTDIVLNIKDISIKMQGEGPKRMVVKKQGPGAVTAGDIQTVGDVTVLNPDLQLCTLDDGAEIRMEFTVTTGKGYVAAERNRPEDAPIGLIPVDSLFSPVRKVSYKVENTREGQILDYDKLTMTIETNGAITPEDAVAYAARILQDQLNVFVNFEEPRKEVTQEIIPDLAFNPAFLKKVDELELSVRSANCLKNDNIVYIGDLVQKSEAEMLRTPNFGRKSLNEIKEVLAQMGLHLGMEVPGWPPENIDELAKRFEDHY encoded by the coding sequence GTGACGATCCAGAAAAATTGGCAAGAACTCATTCGACCGAACAAGCTGCAGGTGACGCCGGGCTCGGACGCGAGCCGGTTCGCCACCGTGGTCGCCGAGCCGCTCGAGCGCGGCTTCGGCCAGACGCTCGGCAACGCGCTGCGCCGCATCCTGCTGTCCTCGCTGCAGGGCGCGGCGGTGCAGTCGGTGCACATCGACGGCGTGCTGCACGAATTCTCCTCGATCGCCGGTGTCCGTGAAGACGTCACCGACATCGTGCTCAACATAAAGGACATCTCGATCAAGATGCAGGGCGAAGGCCCGAAGCGCATGGTCGTGAAGAAGCAGGGCCCGGGCGCCGTCACTGCCGGCGACATCCAGACTGTCGGCGACGTCACCGTGCTCAACCCCGATTTGCAGCTCTGCACGCTGGACGACGGCGCCGAGATCCGCATGGAGTTCACGGTCACGACCGGCAAGGGCTACGTCGCCGCCGAGCGCAACCGTCCCGAGGACGCGCCGATCGGCCTGATCCCGGTCGACAGCCTGTTCTCGCCGGTCCGCAAGGTCTCCTACAAGGTCGAGAACACCCGTGAGGGCCAGATCCTCGACTACGACAAGCTGACCATGACGATCGAGACCAACGGCGCGATCACGCCGGAGGACGCGGTGGCCTATGCCGCGCGCATCCTGCAGGATCAGCTCAACGTGTTCGTCAACTTCGAAGAGCCGCGCAAGGAAGTCACGCAGGAGATCATCCCCGATCTCGCGTTCAACCCGGCGTTCCTCAAGAAGGTCGACGAGCTCGAGCTGTCGGTGCGTTCGGCGAACTGCCTGAAGAACGACAACATCGTCTACATCGGCGACCTCGTGCAGAAGTCGGAAGCGGAAATGCTCCGCACCCCGAACTTCGGCCGCAAGTCGCTGAACGAGATCAAGGAAGTGCTGGCCCAGATGGGTCTGCACCTCGGCATGGAAGTGCCGGGCTGGCCGCCGGAGAACATCGACGAGCTCGCCAAGCGCTTCGAGGATCACTACTGA
- the rpsK gene encoding 30S ribosomal protein S11: protein MGKEATRVRRRERKNIASGIAHVNSSFNNTTITITDAQGNTIAWSSAGTMGFKGSRKSTPYAAQVAAEDVSKKAQEHGMRTLEVEVAGPGSGRESALRALQAAGFTVTSIRDVTTIPHNGCRPRKRRRV from the coding sequence ATGGGCAAGGAAGCCACCCGCGTACGCCGCCGCGAACGCAAGAACATCGCCTCCGGCATCGCGCACGTGAATTCGTCGTTCAACAACACGACCATTACCATCACCGACGCGCAGGGCAACACCATCGCCTGGTCGTCGGCCGGCACGATGGGCTTCAAGGGCTCGCGCAAGTCGACCCCCTATGCCGCGCAGGTCGCGGCGGAAGACGTCTCCAAGAAGGCGCAGGAACACGGCATGCGCACGCTGGAGGTTGAAGTGGCCGGCCCGGGTTCGGGCCGTGAGTCGGCGCTTCGTGCGCTGCAGGCCGCGGGCTTCACCGTCACCTCGATCCGCGACGTGACCACGATCCCGCACAATGGCTGCCGTCCGCGCAAGCGTCGGCGCGTTTGA
- the rpsM gene encoding 30S ribosomal protein S13 yields the protein MARIAGVNIPTNKRVLIALQYIHGIGQKNAADIMEKVKIPVDRRVNQLTDQEVLQIREVIDRDYLVEGDLRREVGINIKRLMDLGCYRGLRHRRGLPVRGQRTHTNARTRKGPAKAIAGKKK from the coding sequence GTGGCCCGTATTGCCGGCGTGAACATTCCGACCAACAAGCGCGTGCTGATCGCGCTTCAGTACATCCATGGCATCGGCCAGAAGAACGCTGCCGATATCATGGAGAAGGTGAAGATCCCCGTGGACCGTCGCGTCAACCAGTTGACCGACCAGGAGGTCCTCCAGATCCGCGAAGTCATCGACCGCGACTATCTGGTCGAGGGCGACCTCCGTCGCGAGGTCGGCATCAACATCAAGCGGCTGATGGACCTCGGCTGCTATCGCGGCCTGCGTCATCGCCGCGGTCTGCCGGTGCGCGGCCAGCGCACCCATACCAACGCGCGCACGCGCAAGGGGCCGGCCAAGGCGATCGCCGGCAAGAAGAAGTAA
- a CDS encoding adenylate kinase, whose product MRLILLGPPGSGKGTQAQRLVHRHGIVQLSTGEMLRAAVAAGTPVGLQAKEVMANGGLVPDEVVVGIIADRIEEPDAKKGFILDGFPRTVPQAEALDELLRKKHLKLDAVIELRVNESALLARVEKRAEETRARGEEVRLDDTPEVLTKRLAQYRSMTEPLIHYYSERRKLLTVDGMMTIEHVTREINRILTALGALEPKEHEEPKRAAKSASKASKTAKKTAKRATKKAAKSAKKAARPARKATKAAAKATGTKKAAKKAAKKAASAANARKGAKAPKKAAKKLTKKRAKR is encoded by the coding sequence ATGAGATTGATCCTTTTGGGACCGCCGGGCTCGGGCAAGGGAACCCAGGCGCAGCGGCTGGTGCACCGGCATGGCATCGTCCAGCTCTCGACCGGCGAGATGCTGCGTGCCGCGGTTGCCGCGGGCACCCCGGTCGGCCTGCAGGCCAAGGAGGTCATGGCCAATGGCGGCCTGGTTCCCGACGAGGTCGTGGTGGGAATCATCGCCGACCGAATCGAGGAGCCCGATGCCAAGAAGGGTTTCATCCTCGACGGCTTCCCGCGCACCGTGCCGCAGGCGGAGGCGCTCGACGAGCTGCTCCGCAAGAAGCACCTCAAGCTCGATGCCGTCATCGAATTGCGCGTCAATGAGAGCGCGCTGCTGGCCCGCGTCGAGAAGCGCGCCGAGGAAACCCGCGCGCGCGGTGAGGAAGTCCGCCTCGACGACACGCCGGAAGTGCTGACCAAGCGCCTGGCGCAGTACCGTTCGATGACGGAGCCGCTGATTCACTATTACTCGGAGCGGCGGAAGCTTTTGACCGTCGATGGCATGATGACCATCGAGCACGTCACCCGCGAGATCAACCGGATCCTGACCGCGCTCGGCGCGCTGGAACCGAAGGAGCACGAGGAGCCCAAGCGGGCTGCCAAGAGCGCCTCGAAGGCCTCCAAGACGGCCAAGAAGACCGCGAAGAGGGCGACCAAGAAAGCCGCCAAATCGGCCAAGAAGGCCGCCAGACCGGCCCGGAAGGCCACCAAGGCGGCCGCCAAGGCCACGGGGACGAAGAAAGCCGCCAAGAAGGCTGCAAAGAAGGCCGCCAGCGCCGCGAATGCCCGGAAGGGGGCAAAAGCCCCCAAAAAGGCAGCAAAAAAGCTCACGAAAAAGCGAGCTAAACGCTAG
- the secY gene encoding preprotein translocase subunit SecY: protein MVSAAEQLAANLNFGQLAKADELKKRIWFTLGALLVYRLGTYIPLPGIDPNIWEQVFRSQSGGILGMFNMFAGGGIHRMAIFALNIMPYISASIIVQLLTTVSPQLEALKKEGEAGRKTLNQYTRYLTVILALFQSYGIAIGLEGAGNVVSDPGMFFRISTAITLTGGTMFLMWLGEQITSRGIGNGISLIILSGIVAELPSALANMLELGRQGAMSTGLILIVIVMAVAVIAFIVFMERAQRRLLIQYPKRQVGNKMFEGQSSHLPLKLNTSGVIPPIFASSLLLLPTTVANFNAGKGPEWFQWLTTQLSHGRPLFLLMYLALIVFFAFFYTAIVFNPTETADNLKKHGGFIPGIRPGERTAEYIDYVLSRITVLGAIYLAIVCLIPEILISYASVPFYFGGTSLLIVVSVTMDTVSQVQGYLLAHQYEGLIRKSKLRGGRRR, encoded by the coding sequence ATGGTCTCAGCAGCCGAACAACTTGCCGCCAACCTCAATTTCGGACAGCTGGCGAAAGCCGACGAGCTGAAGAAGCGCATCTGGTTCACCCTGGGTGCGCTGCTTGTTTATCGGCTGGGCACCTACATCCCGCTGCCGGGCATCGATCCCAACATCTGGGAGCAGGTGTTCCGCAGCCAGTCCGGCGGCATCCTCGGCATGTTCAACATGTTCGCCGGCGGCGGCATCCACCGCATGGCGATCTTCGCGCTGAACATCATGCCGTACATCTCGGCATCGATCATCGTCCAGCTGCTGACCACCGTGTCGCCGCAGCTCGAGGCGCTGAAGAAGGAAGGCGAGGCGGGCCGCAAGACGCTAAACCAGTACACCCGCTATTTGACGGTGATCCTGGCGCTGTTCCAGTCCTACGGCATCGCGATCGGCCTCGAAGGCGCCGGTAATGTCGTCAGCGACCCCGGCATGTTCTTCCGGATCTCGACCGCGATCACGCTGACCGGCGGCACCATGTTCCTGATGTGGCTCGGCGAGCAGATCACCTCGCGCGGCATCGGCAACGGTATCTCGCTGATCATCCTGTCCGGCATCGTCGCCGAGCTGCCGTCGGCGCTCGCCAACATGCTGGAACTCGGCCGCCAGGGCGCGATGTCGACCGGCCTGATCCTGATCGTCATCGTGATGGCGGTCGCCGTGATCGCCTTCATCGTGTTCATGGAGCGCGCCCAGCGCCGGCTGCTGATCCAGTATCCGAAGCGCCAGGTCGGCAACAAGATGTTCGAGGGCCAGTCCTCGCATCTGCCGCTCAAGCTCAACACCTCCGGCGTGATTCCGCCGATCTTCGCCTCGTCGCTGCTGCTGCTGCCGACCACGGTCGCGAACTTCAACGCCGGCAAAGGGCCGGAGTGGTTCCAGTGGCTCACCACCCAGCTCAGCCACGGCCGTCCGCTGTTCCTGCTGATGTATCTCGCGCTGATCGTGTTCTTCGCCTTCTTCTACACGGCGATCGTGTTCAATCCGACCGAGACCGCGGACAATCTGAAGAAGCATGGCGGCTTCATCCCGGGCATCCGGCCCGGTGAGCGCACCGCGGAATATATCGACTACGTGCTGTCGCGCATCACGGTGCTCGGCGCGATCTATCTGGCGATCGTCTGCCTGATTCCTGAAATTCTGATTTCCTACGCCTCGGTCCCATTCTACTTTGGTGGCACCTCTCTTTTGATCGTCGTCAGTGTAACGATGGATACGGTGTCGCAAGTTCAGGGTTATCTGCTCGCCCATCAGTATGAGGGGCTGATCAGGAAGTCGAAGCTCAGGGGAGGCCGCCGCCGCTGA
- a CDS encoding 50S ribosomal protein L15 codes for MKLSDIADNAGSRKKRMRVGRGIGSGKGKTSGRGGKGQTARSGVRIKGFEGGQMPMHRRLPKRGFNNIFRLDFAEINLDRLQEAIDNKLVNASETVTVETLVKAGVLRRAKDGLRLLGRGEIKTKLTIEAHGASKSAIAAVEKAGGSVKIFAPAKEEGEAA; via the coding sequence ATGAAGCTCAGCGATATCGCCGACAACGCCGGCTCGCGCAAGAAGCGCATGCGTGTCGGCCGTGGCATCGGTTCCGGCAAGGGCAAGACCTCGGGTCGCGGCGGCAAGGGCCAGACCGCGCGTTCGGGTGTCCGCATCAAGGGTTTCGAAGGCGGCCAGATGCCGATGCATCGCCGTCTGCCGAAGCGCGGCTTCAACAACATCTTCCGGCTCGACTTCGCCGAGATCAATCTCGACCGTCTGCAGGAAGCGATCGACAACAAGCTGGTCAACGCCAGCGAGACCGTGACCGTCGAGACGCTGGTCAAGGCCGGCGTGCTGCGCCGCGCCAAGGACGGCCTGCGGCTGCTCGGCCGCGGCGAGATCAAGACCAAGCTGACCATCGAAGCGCACGGCGCTTCCAAGTCGGCCATTGCCGCGGTGGAGAAGGCCGGCGGCTCGGTCAAGATCTTTGCCCCCGCCAAGGAAGAAGGCGAGGCGGCGTAA
- the rpmD gene encoding 50S ribosomal protein L30, translating into MAKASKTIKVEQTGSAIRRHHSQRSTLIGLKLNKIGRVAELQDTPEVRGMISKVQHLVRVVGE; encoded by the coding sequence ATGGCCAAGGCCAGCAAGACGATCAAGGTCGAGCAGACCGGCAGCGCAATCCGCCGCCATCACTCGCAGCGTTCGACGCTGATCGGCCTCAAGCTCAACAAGATCGGCCGGGTTGCCGAGCTGCAGGACACCCCTGAAGTTCGCGGCATGATCAGCAAGGTTCAGCATCTCGTCCGCGTCGTCGGCGAGTAA
- the rpsE gene encoding 30S ribosomal protein S5: MAGERERGGRERSREREERDSEFVDKLVHINRVAKVVKGGKRFGFAALVVIGDQKGRVGFGHGKAREVPEAIRKATESAKRNLTRVALREGRTLHHDVAGRHGAGRVYLRTAPAGTGIIAGGPMRAVFETLGIQDVVAKSIGSSNPYNMVRATFDALKHQDSPRSVAARRNIKVSTLQSRRVGGDAEVVAE, from the coding sequence ATGGCAGGTGAACGCGAACGCGGCGGACGCGAACGGAGCAGGGAGCGCGAGGAGCGCGACAGCGAGTTCGTCGACAAGCTCGTCCACATCAATCGCGTGGCGAAGGTCGTCAAGGGCGGCAAGCGCTTCGGCTTTGCGGCGCTGGTCGTGATCGGCGATCAGAAGGGCCGGGTCGGGTTCGGCCACGGCAAGGCGCGCGAAGTGCCCGAGGCGATCCGCAAGGCGACCGAGTCGGCGAAGCGCAACCTGACCCGCGTCGCGCTGCGCGAAGGCCGCACGCTGCATCACGACGTCGCCGGTCGTCACGGCGCCGGCCGCGTCTATCTGCGTACCGCTCCGGCGGGTACCGGCATCATCGCCGGCGGCCCGATGCGCGCGGTGTTCGAGACGCTCGGCATCCAGGACGTGGTGGCGAAGTCGATCGGCTCGTCGAATCCCTACAACATGGTTCGCGCGACCTTCGACGCGCTGAAGCATCAGGATTCGCCGCGCTCGGTGGCCGCCCGCCGCAACATCAAGGTCTCCACCCTGCAGTCGCGCCGCGTCGGCGGCGATGCCGAAGTGGTGGCGGAATAA
- the rplR gene encoding 50S ribosomal protein L18: protein MSLKVTNARRKQRVRLALRRSAGGRPRLSVFRSSKHIYAQVIDDQKGETLASASSLEKTMRDAGKTGADIDAAKAVGKLLAERAAQKGVKEVVFDRGAYIYHGRVKALADAAREGGLSF, encoded by the coding sequence ATGTCACTCAAGGTTACGAATGCCCGGCGCAAGCAGCGCGTGCGCCTTGCGCTTCGCCGCTCGGCAGGCGGCCGTCCGCGGCTGTCGGTGTTCCGCTCGTCCAAGCACATCTACGCCCAGGTCATCGACGACCAGAAGGGCGAGACGCTCGCCTCCGCCTCGTCGCTGGAGAAGACCATGCGCGACGCCGGCAAGACCGGCGCCGACATCGATGCTGCGAAGGCCGTCGGCAAGCTGCTGGCGGAACGCGCGGCGCAGAAGGGTGTCAAGGAAGTCGTGTTCGATCGCGGCGCCTACATCTATCACGGGCGCGTCAAGGCGCTCGCGGATGCGGCGCGTGAAGGCGGATTGAGCTTCTAA
- the rplF gene encoding 50S ribosomal protein L6, with the protein MSRIGKRPVTIPSGVTATVEGQTVKVKGPKGALQFVVHDDVEVKFENGQVKVAPRVKTNRAQAMYGTARAQVANLVEGVTKGFEKKLEITGVGYRAAMQGKNLQLALGYSHDVVYAIPEGITIAVPKPTEITITGNDPQRVGQVAAEIRAYRPPEPYKGKGVKYANEFIFRKEGKKK; encoded by the coding sequence ATGTCACGTATCGGCAAGCGGCCGGTGACGATCCCGTCGGGTGTGACGGCGACTGTCGAGGGCCAGACGGTGAAGGTGAAGGGGCCGAAGGGCGCGCTTCAGTTCGTCGTGCATGACGACGTCGAGGTGAAGTTCGAGAACGGCCAGGTCAAGGTCGCTCCGCGCGTCAAGACCAACCGCGCGCAGGCGATGTACGGCACCGCGCGCGCGCAGGTCGCCAACCTCGTCGAGGGCGTCACCAAGGGCTTCGAGAAGAAGCTCGAGATCACCGGCGTTGGTTACCGCGCCGCGATGCAGGGCAAGAACCTGCAGCTCGCGCTCGGCTACAGCCACGACGTGGTCTACGCGATCCCGGAAGGCATCACCATTGCGGTGCCGAAGCCGACCGAGATCACGATCACCGGCAACGATCCGCAGCGCGTCGGCCAGGTCGCCGCGGAGATCCGCGCCTACCGTCCGCCGGAGCCCTACAAGGGCAAGGGCGTGAAGTACGCCAACGAATTCATCTTCCGCAAGGAAGGCAAGAAGAAGTAA
- the rpsH gene encoding 30S ribosomal protein S8 yields MSTHDPISDLITRIRNAQMRSKSKVSSPGSKMRANVLEVLKSEGYIRGYASVEHASGRSELEIELKYFDGEPVIREIERVSKPGRRVYASVKNLPRVNNGLGISVLSTPKGIMADHEARDANVGGEVLFTVF; encoded by the coding sequence ATGTCTACGCACGATCCGATCAGCGATCTCATCACCCGCATCCGCAACGCGCAGATGCGTTCGAAGTCCAAGGTCTCGAGCCCCGGCTCGAAGATGCGCGCCAACGTGCTCGAGGTGCTGAAGTCCGAGGGTTACATCCGCGGTTACGCCAGCGTCGAGCATGCCTCGGGCCGCAGCGAGCTTGAGATCGAGCTGAAGTATTTCGACGGCGAGCCCGTCATCCGCGAGATCGAGCGGGTGTCGAAGCCGGGCCGCCGCGTTTACGCCTCGGTGAAGAACCTGCCGCGCGTGAACAACGGTCTCGGCATTTCGGTGTTGTCGACGCCGAAGGGAATCATGGCTGACCACGAGGCGCGCGACGCCAATGTGGGCGGCGAAGTTCTCTTCACGGTGTTCTGA
- the rpsN gene encoding 30S ribosomal protein S14, with translation MAKKSSVEKNNRRKRMAKNAGPRREKLKAIIADKTKPMEERFAATLKLAEMPRNSSPTRIRNRCELTGRPRSNYRKNKLSRIALRELGSKGLVPGLVKSSW, from the coding sequence ATGGCAAAGAAGAGTTCAGTCGAGAAGAACAACCGGCGCAAGCGGATGGCGAAGAACGCCGGCCCGCGCCGCGAGAAGCTGAAGGCGATCATCGCCGACAAGACCAAGCCGATGGAAGAGCGTTTCGCGGCGACGCTGAAGCTCGCCGAGATGCCGCGCAACTCGTCGCCGACGCGCATCCGCAACCGTTGCGAGCTGACCGGGCGTCCGCGCTCGAACTATCGCAAGAACAAGCTCTCGCGCATCGCGCTGCGTGAACTCGGCTCCAAGGGCCTGGTTCCCGGCCTCGTGAAGTCGAGCTGGTAA
- the rplE gene encoding 50S ribosomal protein L5 encodes MADTAYTPRLRAEYDKKIRGMMTEKFGYANVMQVPRLDKVVLNMGVGDSVNDRKKAETAAAELSQIAGQKAIVTYSRIAIATFKLRENQPIGCKVTLRKAHMYEFIDRLVNVALPRVRDFRGLNPKSFDGRGNYSLGIKEHIIFPEIDFDKVSEARGMDITVCTTAKTDDEARALLTAFNFPFRQ; translated from the coding sequence ATGGCTGATACAGCTTACACGCCGCGTCTGCGCGCGGAGTACGACAAGAAGATCCGCGGCATGATGACCGAGAAGTTCGGTTATGCCAACGTGATGCAGGTGCCGCGCCTCGACAAGGTCGTGCTCAACATGGGCGTGGGCGATTCCGTCAACGACCGCAAGAAGGCCGAGACCGCCGCTGCCGAGCTGAGCCAGATCGCCGGCCAGAAGGCGATCGTGACCTATTCGCGGATCGCGATCGCGACCTTCAAGCTGCGTGAGAACCAGCCGATCGGCTGCAAGGTCACGCTGCGCAAGGCCCATATGTACGAGTTCATCGACCGCCTGGTGAACGTGGCGCTGCCTCGCGTCCGCGACTTCCGCGGCCTGAACCCGAAGAGCTTCGACGGCCGCGGCAACTATTCGCTCGGCATCAAGGAGCACATCATTTTCCCCGAGATCGACTTCGACAAGGTCTCGGAAGCGCGTGGCATGGACATCACGGTCTGCACCACCGCCAAGACCGACGACGAGGCGCGTGCCTTGTTGACCGCTTTCAATTTCCCGTTCCGGCAGTGA
- the rplX gene encoding 50S ribosomal protein L24 gives MAAKIRKGDKVIVLTGRDKGRTGEVFEVRPDENKALVRGINMVKRHQKQTQAQEGGIISKEMPIDLSNVAYVGKDGKPTRIGFKIQADGKKVRVAKSSGAEIDG, from the coding sequence ATGGCTGCCAAGATCCGCAAGGGCGACAAGGTGATCGTGCTCACCGGCCGCGACAAGGGTCGCACCGGCGAGGTGTTCGAGGTGCGTCCGGACGAGAACAAGGCTCTCGTTCGCGGCATCAACATGGTGAAGCGTCACCAGAAGCAGACCCAGGCCCAGGAAGGCGGCATCATCTCCAAGGAGATGCCGATCGACCTGTCCAACGTCGCGTATGTCGGCAAGGACGGAAAGCCGACCCGCATCGGGTTCAAGATTCAGGCCGATGGCAAGAAGGTTCGTGTTGCCAAGAGCTCGGGAGCAGAGATCGATGGCTGA